The region TGTTTGATCCTTGGGCTTGAGTGGAAGGACAGTGGGTGTGATGGAACTACATAGACCAGGTGTTGGAATACAGGGGTTGGAAAGGCGGGATACATATAGGAACCAGATGTACACAGTTGCCTTTATCAGCTGGGCCTTTTCTCAGGTAGCCTTCAAATTTGATTGCTTGTGTACTCTAGCCAGGTAACCAATTGGACTGACTTCAACGCATATATCCCCTGATCCTCGTGTATTGGTTTCAAAGCGAGGGTGGAAGATTGCCCGCTAACTGGAAGCTGAATGCACATAGTACTCTATAGAGAGGTAGATAGTTTCCAGCTGACGTAAACACCCATTCTCCAGTGGAGCCCAGGCCCTCCTTGCAATTTCCATACTGTGTAATATGCCCCAGGCACCTCAAATAGAATTGCTGCCCCTCAAAGCCGCTGGTGGCCACTGCTTTCAGCTGCACGTCTAGCCAACTGCATCATGCGGATTGTTGTTGCACGCATTCCCTTGGTTTGTGAACTGACTCCAGGCAAGGAAATTTGGGGCTGGTTGCGATGTCCGCGCCACTCTTATCTCGGATTTCCCAAATGGCATGCCTAGATTTGGGAGGTACGGAGATTGActttgggtgggtgggatgatgaCAGTGGATGAGACTCGGCTGTAGGTATAAAGCTAGCAAGTTCCATCCCATGGAGAGTCCAGAGGTTGGGTGGGTATGAGTTCAGACTACAGCCGTGAACCAACCTAAAATGAAGACAGCTATTCTTCTCGCCGTCCTGTTTGTCGGGACCAGCTCCCTTCCTGTCGCTCCGTCTCTCGAGGCCAAAGTATGTCTGTCCCTTTCTGTGAGTCACACAGCGGTGTTGATCTGTGCATAGGAGATACAAGACCACAATGTTCACCCTGCCGGGGCTTGGCAGTCTCCCACAGTTGATGCCACGAGCACCCGTGCGCAGTGGGTGTCTTAATACGGAAACAAAACCCCCAAAGAAGGCCCAGGAGAATGAGCCGACTGTGGATGGTACGAGTACTTGTGGATAGTGGGTGTTTTTCTACGGCAACaatccccccaaaaaagctCAAGAGAACCCCACCGTGGATGCAACAAGCACTCGGGCACAGTGGGTGTCCTCTTATGGTAACAAACCCCCGAAGAAGGGAGCGTCGTTTTCAGGCCATTGGGTAAGTTGCTCGTTGCCTTAGAAGCTACCTCCATACCTCTAGTCAGTGTGGTTCCAGGATACACACTaacaccttcctcaccagcTTCCTGTCAGTCCCGGTTACTTGGACCTTGATGCACCCGAGTCTGGCTACCATGCCCACTTGATGATCATGCACGACTCGACTTCTTGGCTTCAGTCCGGGATGACGGTCATCAAGGGTTTCATGCGCAGGCTCGCTTAAGGCTATGGCACTGCCAGCCAGTGTTTGTTGGAGGAAGCCATTCAACGGGGTGCTGTACTGCTGGTGCACCGCCTGCTATTCATTGAGGCAATCTGAGTCATAAATGTAGAAGATTGAAGTGGGATggttctttcttttccttccttgACCTTTTCGTCTTAACGGTTGATTTGGCTTCGGAGGCCACTGGATGGTTTACAAGGACCAAGCACAAGGCATCTGGGCCTGAAAAAACACTCACTTTGCTCCAATGATAATATACCTGCCTCATTTAGGTAGCTACTTAGGTACCTACTATCTCACACAACGAGTAACACACCAATACACTGATCTCTCAGCAACTTTTCACGCGGCTGGGCCATATGACCCCCAAAATTTGGAGTCCAAGCCTACCGCCTATCAGCCATTCAAAAAACAAACCAAGTAGGTGGCGGTTAAGGAATTGAGATTTTGTTGGTTACCTATCATTTGATGGCAAGTCCAGACACATGCAGTGCTGATAAACAACTTGGACCCCGCATCAACCAACACTTGGCGAATTGCTGCAGGTGAACATTCACGATCGCCAAAACACCGCTAAATATTCACTGCGAACCACTCAAAATGCTCTCTCACGATCACGCCAACTACCAAGCTCGGCTTGATTTCGTGCGCAACCTCTTGAATGACCGTTTTTCTCTCGGGGTAAGATACTTGACGAACCGCAGCGGATTTGATGTTTAGCCCCGCCAGCTAACTCGACCTAACAGGACGAACTTGACATCTCACTCATGACCCCGAGTGCAGTTTTAAGTACAACAACTTTGTTTACCACGTCTCACTCGCGTCACCGCTCATCGCGGACCACTTAGACAACTACTGGGATGGCACCTTTCAGCCAGGTACTGTGGCCATTCCCAAGGGCACAAAAGACCTCGTGGTGCGACTTGGTAATCGTGATACTGAGGGTGTCCACCAAGCGACCCGTATTGAGAACGAAGTAGCAATAACCAACCTGGTCTCGGCGGCTCTCAGCCATGCCTTCTAGCCATCCATTGTTCCTCGGATTTATGGGATGCTTTCGTCCAGCGGGGCGTTCCGGCTCAGTTCGAGTCGTTGAGCGATAAGGATgacaaggtggtggtgcacTGTGATTTTAGTAAGATTCCAAATCCCAGCACTACAGCTGTGTCAGGCTGGGTTTTGTCTCTGCCGATAGCTGACCCTCCCGATCCAGGCCCAACCAACATCTTATTTGCCAAAGCCTCGGGGCGTATAACCGCCCTCATTGATTATGATTTTTCCTGGATCTCTCACCCCTCTTACGAGTTTCTGCGCTCATTAGATGGTCTCGGGGGCCAATTTCGAGGCTGGTCCAGCGACGAAGAGAGCCAGGAAGCAGCGTTGAGAGATGCCAAACTCCACGGGTTTCCTGTCTCCCTACCATCCACCACCGAGTCAGACTCGGGAGTTGATTGGGTTGTTGCGAAGGCCTGGGAGGAGGCATTGGAGGCTGAAGGAGTCAAACGACCAAGGACTATGGAAGGTATCGATAGGGTGGCTGACGTTGACACAATCCTATGTGCTATTTTGCCATGGCGCGTGAACAACGCCGACATCTTGGCTCGCCAGACTGAGGAGGTTATCATTGAATGCAGAAACAATAATGAGGAGCATCTGGACAAGTTGTTAACCCGCCTGGGATTCTGATCTCTCGTACAGTAAGGCAGATAGTCGGTTGGACGTGGTTTAAATGGTCCATGGGATCGGACTTCGATGCAGTGGACGCAGAAGGAGGAAAATCGATATTGTATGTGCTCCGCGTTCTAGAAAAAAATTTTTAATGTATTAATGCCAATAATGTATCTTTGGGCTTACTAAAATGAACAGAGATAGACACATCCTACAAAATATACATAGGTAGGCAAGTACAGTGAGGTTGTGTCCTCATTTTCCCTTGTGATTTCGGTATGAAGTTGTGATGGATAGGCACTTTAGCaatgtgacaagggctgcaatatcagggcttggaactcatggttcaattcaggctaataatcttcaatggcctcgaagagcgtgatactgaaagatgaagaaggaaatacagtcttggtgatcctgaacgcgtattttatcctcccttgcctggcccgtgcccttgttggcctcaggccgctgccaagtccttcaatatcatacagggccagtgggcttcctttgataaccgccatggcttctgattgtctgcctcactttgacgactggctcacaacgtgcagttacccctccttgcggtggtatcgacagtgttgttggtggtggttgtgggtggttgactTTTGCCGTCTGACAAGCAACCACCGGCTAAATCGTCAACCTTGGAGCACACAATTGTGGGTCGAGCACATCTCACTTATGTCATGTTGATGTTCTGTTGTTGTCATGTTGATGGAGCGGCGAGTATCTTGACTGGAATTGCGGTGAATAGTCTTTTGCCAGAGGACAGATGGTGATTGtggatggtgttgtgaaGGTCCCTGATTGTGACCGCGGAGCCACAAACCACTGCACTATGAAGCCACGTTGCATAAAAGCATCAAATCAATCAAGCTGCCCAAGCTCGATCGATCCAATCGTTATATACGTTCACGCACTGCATGTTGGCCATACCTGTCAGCCAGTGCCGCGATACTGATGACTAGAGGAGGCACTTGTACCCGACAATGGCTGCGCCAAGCACCATCAATTCATAGCCCCTGAAGTCAACACGCCCAGCACTGCTCCTGGTTGTCGTGGCAACGGCTGAAGTCCCGCTGTCCGAGGTCGGCCTGTGTGAGGTGGGAGCGGTAGTGATGGAAGAGTTACCGTGAGCTGAGATTGGCATGGTGCCGAGGTCAGGCTCAGTCGCGGTTGCAGTCAAGGTGACAGAATCATCGTGGGCTGTAATCAGCATGGTGTTGAGGCCGGGCTTTGTGTATGTCCGACGATATATCCTTTTCCCAGCATGCCCAGTGGTGCTCACCACTGTGATCTCCACACCGGTTTAATATCAAAAACTTTCGACCTTtcgttttattttcttcACAATTCAACCAAACCAccgcttttttactatttcaAAATAGAATCTCGAATTCAAGCGGCCCTTCAAAACCAAGAAGAAAACTCGGGAGCTCCAGTGGCACGCGTCGCCCGGGAACATGGCCTTGAACGCAGTCAGCTTCAATCTCGCCTCGAGGGCCATGGGCCTACCAAAGGGCGTGAGCCACCACACAAGCGTCTAAGCGATCCAGAGGAAGTTGTGATTTGCCGGCATATCGATCGCCTTGATGCTCTCAATATGGCAGTACTCCCTGAGTTTATCACAGAGGCAGCAAACCGGATCCTCCTAGCCAGGTGCTCGCGGCCAAGAACTCGCTGATCCCCCTCAGGTTGGACCAAACTGGGCACCCCGCTTCATTCGCCGCCACGGGCATCACAAGCAGCACCAGAAAACCACGGCGAGCGAGCGGAAGCACTCAGAGGATCCCCAGGCCGTTGAAAACTACTTCAACAAGCCCGATGCCGTCGTCAAAGAGCATGGGTTACAGCCTGAGGACATATGGAATATGGACGAGACGGGGTTTCGAATCGGGGTGGGCAAGAGCCAGCTTATCGTGATTAAGCGCAAGAGAGCTCACTACTTTGCTATTCCTGAGAATAGGGAATCGACCACGGCGCTCGAAGCTATCTCGGCCGTTGGGCGCTTTTGCCCAcccttcttggtcttggctggCCAACTTCACATGATCCAGTGGCACGAGCAGGAGGAAGTGGAGCCAGAGACTGTGATATCGACCTCCCTCGGTTGCTATCTGAATGAGGAGCTTTCTTTGGAATGGCTGAAGCACTTTGGCTAGCATTCGAAGAAATCTCAACTAGGCGCTTATCGGTTACTTATCATCAATGGGCATGGATCTCATCATACTATCCAATTTATTAAGTACTGTCAAGAAGAAACATCATTTCTTTCGGCTTACCACTAAATCTTACGCATGTTCTTCAACCTCTTTTGATGCTGTGGTCTTTCAGCCGCTCAAACATTACCATGCCAAGGCCCTAGATGTGTTGGTTCATAATGGCCTTACAAACATCACCAAGATCGAATTCTTGGGTATGATCCAGGGTGTGCGCTCACAGGCCTCCAAAAGGCCCATTCTATCGGCTTTCACCAGAACTGTCGTCTTTCCATTCGATACCTCTGTTGTACTGGTTGAACTGTGGCAGGGGGTTCGACCAGagacccccctctcccacaccCAAACCTCAAGCCCTCCCCGTCAGCACACCTGTCACCCTCAGGTAGATGAACAAAGTGGCTGATAAGCTGTCGAATTCGCTACCTGACGATCTTTCTGATGaacttgttgatggtgtgggGAGGTTCATCAGGGGGTTCCTCGCCACGGCTACCGAGCTGGTTCAGACGAAGAGGGGCCTGAGCGCCACATAACTGGCCCAGGCTGTTGCCAGAGCTCGCCGGGCATCGAAGGGGGGGGTGCTTAAAATCAGGGGGGGTGCTTACTGTGGCCGATGGGCGGCAAATGGTTCGAAAGAGGGAGGACGAGGCCCTCATCAAGGCGAAGAAGCTTGTGGAAGCGGCCGGGCAAAAGGCTCTCAATTTACGTAAGAGGGCTTGGTAAGAAGCGACCGAAGAAGCTCGCAATTGGCGTACTACTGGGAAGCTTAAACCGGCCGAAATTTCTGATGGATCTGGTGTTTTGAAGCGGTTACGGCGTTTTTAGTTCAAGAGGTTcgattgattgattgattgatttaTTAACGCCCGGGCGGCTAAGCCGAAAGGGCAACTATTACCGATTGAAGTATACACTCCTGAAGATATGCCCTGATCTCCTAAAGCCCATGCAAAGTCCGATCTAGCTTATACACTCGTTTTTCCCCTTTCTCTACGTATTCTCGTGGGTTAATAGGATTGTTAGTAGGTTGGCTTGAAGTCGGTTCTCCAAGTATTCAACGTCCCATCTTCGGCGGCTGAAGCGGTACCTGCTATCTATAGCACGAGGTAATAGGTGTAGGGTCGGTGGAGAGTGGTGGTTGGTCGGTTAGGTATTTCAGTTGGCCTGCGGTTGGTTCGCGTCGAGTCGGCCCATGGACATTGCGAACCGAATCGTTGCCCGAACGGTCTTGACGTTTGGAGTCCAGTCTTCTTTATCCGACGGCGACTTCCCTCGTAGATAGAAGGAAATATTGCCTCTGTGAGTGGTTGTGCGCTGGAGCATCTCTGCTCGGTATGCCGTCCATTTCTTGCAccggaagaggaagagttcCACTGTCTCTCTCGCTTGGCCGAGGGTGGCTAGAAAATAACATTGCGGTCAATTACTTGCTTaactaggggagagcggacgggatcccgtgtTTTCAACTGCCTATGATCGTATGTGATATGTTGTGCCGGCCCATAGGCTTATAACAGAAATGGTATAACCTTAAGTTTGTCTCACGGCTTGGCTCGAGCTCAGCTATTTccgttgttgaggttgtgcTATCACGACTAAGTCCACAAAATAATGTGTGAAAGCGGAGAAGCATTATTTCGAACTCGCCAACGGTCTAGGTGTACATGAGAATGAATTTTTCGAAAAAGGACATACTCCTCAGCTCGCTATGAGTGAAATGCTGAAACCCATCCCCTTGTCTGCTCAACACCGGCACGCCCCCCATATATACAAAGTCAAACACGTCCGTCTCTTTAGAGTTCCTATTATTGATCACCTTAAAAACGGATCAATCAAGCAGAAAACAAGGCCTTAAGCACcgtcttcaacctcctccccccaggAACAGTCgccttccccctctccagctccacacccccctccagctccctcagCACCCTCCCAATCTCCATATACGTTTCCACCGCCCCAATCATCGgccccctcgcctccttgGGAATCCCATTCATTTTCGGCCTCGCCTCATCATACAACTTGAACGCCTCGCTCAGtaatctcctcctcaggtTCTCCACATGTTTCCCCCTTGGATGGGCGACGACGTCTTCTGGGGTGAGACCTTCCTCCTTGAGCCAGGTAGTGGGAAGGTAGACCCTTCCCATCTCGGCATCTACAACAATGTCCCGTGCAATGTTGACATATTGCAGCGCCACGCCCATTGTTCGTGAAGCCGACATGAGCATCTTCTTGCGCTCATCAGGCATCTCTGGCTCGCAGTGCTCGATGATGAGAGCAACGCAGAGTTCGCCTACTGTTCCCGCCACGCATTGGCCGTAGTAGTTGAGCTTGTCCTCGTCGACAATGGGGAACTTGGCCGACTCGGAGGAGTCATGAAAAGAAAATTGGGAGTCGAGCTCGAAGCCCTCGATGAGTTGGTAGAGAGGCTGAGAGGGGAGAATGGTAGCTGGGAGATACTTGAGTGCTGACTTTGCCTCGGGTGGGAAAGCCTCGTCGATATAGTCGTTGATCCGGGCTTTGTTGGCTTTTATGTCGGACTTGTAGTGGAGGTCGAGGAACTTGTAGAGCTTGGTGGTCCAGGACTTGACTTCGGCGCGGGAGGTGGAGTCGTCGACGAGATCATCGGCGAGGCGGCAGAAGGAGTACCTGGAGAGCTGTTAGTGACATGCTGAGCAAGATGGGAAGGTGGGGTGGACTTACAGAAGAATCAAATCGATACGAAGACGGCCGGTAAAAAGCGAGTTGGCCAGGTAGAAGCTTCTGCTCTTTGCCTTCAGCCGAGTCACAGCGTCGGACAGGCCCGCAATCCTTTCGAGATCGTATTGCTTGGTGTTTGAGAACCGGCTCTGGACCAACATCAAAGGCGTGGGAGACCGAGGCACCTTGGGGAACAGGTGAGGGAAGGCAAAGATGATGGCCAAGTACTGGTCAAAAACTGCCATGCCGAACACAATGAGGAGATTGGTCGCGAGGAAGAAGGTAGCCTCCTCGATGTCAAGGACACCAAACAAACACCATCCCAGCTTCGTGCCGGATTCAATGGCCCAAGTTCCACGTCCCAAAGCCAGCTCGTCCACGAGCCACAGGTAGACTGTCGGAATG is a window of Podospora pseudopauciseta strain CBS 411.78 chromosome 1, whole genome shotgun sequence DNA encoding:
- a CDS encoding hypothetical protein (EggNog:ENOG503P11C; COG:S; antiSMASH:Cluster_4) encodes the protein MLSHDHANYQARLDFVRNLLNDRFSLGDELDISLMTPSAVLNNYWDGTFQPGTVAIPKGTKDLVVRLGNRDTEGVHQATPIHCSSDLWDAFVQRGVPAQFESLSDKDDKVVVHCDFSPTNILFAKASGRITALIDYDFSWISHPSYEFLRSLDGLGGQFRGWSSDEESQEAALRDAKLHGFPVSLPSTTESDSGVDWVVAKAWEEALEAEGVKRPRTMEGIDRVADVDTILCAILPWRVNNADILARQTEEVIIECRNNNEEHLDKLLTRLGF
- a CDS encoding hypothetical protein (COG:I; antiSMASH:Cluster_4; EggNog:ENOG503NW83); translation: MAYDYALVHLKYTIPLAALLTLIAYPIFHRIHFLQIGSLIVVSFLATLPWDSYLIRSNIWTYPPDAIIGPRLYGIPIEELFFFVIQTYITSLFYILLSKPLFHPLYLSTQRNPPQRIARGKVIGQGILVALTLYGVHQIRTGGPGTYLGLILAWAFPFALLTFTVAGRFILTLPLTSTVVPIIIPTVYLWLVDELALGRGTWAIESGTKLGWCLFGVLDIEEATFFLATNLLIVFGMAVFDQYLAIIFAFPHLFPKVPRSPTPLMLVQSRFSNTKQYDLERIAGLSDAVTRLKAKSRSFYLANSLFTGRLRIDLILLYSFCRLADDLVDDSTSRAEVKSWTTKLYKFLDLHYKSDIKANKARINDYIDEAFPPEAKSALKYLPATILPSQPLYQLIEGFELDSQFSFHDSSESAKFPIVDEDKLNYYGQCVAGTVGELCVALIIEHCEPEMPDERKKMLMSASRTMGVALQYVNIARDIVVDAEMGRVYLPTTWLKEEGLTPEDVVAHPRGKHVENLRRRLLSEAFKLYDEARPKMNGIPKEARGPMIGAVETYMEIGRVLRELEGGVELERGKATVPGGRRLKTVLKALFSA
- a CDS encoding hypothetical protein (antiSMASH:Cluster_4), whose translation is MKTAILLAVLFVGTSSLPVAPSLEAKEIQDHNVHPAGAWQSPTVDATSTRAQWVS